The genome window CTTTAGtgaagcagcagcttctAATTTCTCTACCAGCTCAACAACACTTTCTTCTACCATTTGGAGATTATATGCAATATCGACTCGAAGATTTTTCTATGCTACTCGATTAACACACGAAAGCTGTAAATATTCAACATATTAAAGCTTCTATCTCTATCTCAAAAATGCTCATCGCCTCATCTTTAAGATATTCAACCCAATTCTCATATTTCCATTCGATGTCCAAAAAAACATATTACCCGCCCTTCGTGATAGTTATTAAAGGAAAGGATTAGCCTCAAGTAGCTTTCAGTAAAGAACATGCTATTCATTATATTCGTAGTAGGCTGTTAGATAAAGCCAAAGAGTATAACATACTACCCTGACAGCTATTAATCATACAATTTAACATTCAGAAAGATATAAATTGTGCTAttaaatttttcaacagGGAATAACCATACCAATTGGAAATATATACTCAATCCGAAATCAAAGTTACTATATAAAAGGTTGCAAAATAACAGACCATGGCTTCCATTGATGTGAATGAAGCTGACGTTATCATATTTTCAGATGgattgaagaaattggaTGCGCTGTATCATGATATGAGCGAGTCGCTATCGAAAATAAGTACCTCAACATCAAATGCATCTCAGTTGTTCAAACCGATcataaagaaaaaccaaCAATTGAAGGTTCttcaatataatatagaAACCAGTTTAAATTCAGTTGCATCAGTAAAAGATCTTGCAAATGATGCCTCAAAGCATGAGCTAATTTTGGAACAACCCATTTCTAATGTGGGCTTGAAACCATACATCAATGCAATTCACAAGATCGATGATATATTGGAAGATCTAAATGAGAGAACACAATCGAATGAAACTTCTGAATTCGCAGGTATGGTCACTCATCTTAGAGACCTAATTGTTGAAGGTGAACGGAATCTCCAAATATACTTCAGTAAGCTtttgaattcaattcaacCATTTGACCCACAAATCAAtatgaacaagaaaattcCATTCCCCTATTACGATGATGAATATTTGGCCCAGATGTCTGTCATATTGGattattttgaaaattctACACAGAAAGAAAGTATGGTTGACATTTTCATCAAACAACGAATTCGCTTGGTATCCCAATCTCTAGCATTTTTGGAGCCCTTCACTAAGCAAATAACAACTGGGCCAAACGTTCCTTACCAGAAAGGTAGTAGTGGAGTTAATCCGTACACAGAAGCAATGTTAGGATTTATTGCAAATGAGAATTCTTTAGTTCAAGATCTATACTCCAAGGAAGCTGCCAGACAGCCAAtcatttttggaaaactttGTTCTCCTATTGTTCAGAACTATCTAAAAATCATTAAACATAACAGACAACTCTTAcaaaaagataaagataaCGTTGGATTATTTTCATTCGAGTTAAGTGACAAAGTTAATGACGTGTTAAGACTACTCAGGGGTAAAAATAtaccagaaacagaaagCTTAAACACTGAATTGATCGAGattcaaagaatatcaCATTCcctttttcaagaactaTTTTCCTACATCAACACTAAAACACGTAGCATGTCTCAAGTACCATCGGATAACGGTGTCACTGAACCTACTGTGGATATTATGTCGAGAATACGGAAATTTAGCGAATATAAATCAGGCTGCCTCTCTACTATCCAAGCAATGTCACGCGTTCAATGGCTACCGAAAGATCCTAAAATACCATGGACTATTTCAAAAAGTCAAGAATCAGACTATTCTAGCACAGCTCTTCTCTCCTCATTCTTTGGTGATTCTATAGactatttgatatttggtCTAGAAAGAAGAGCTCAAGAGACATTAAATCCTCAACATGAAATTCACATTCTTTCAAATAAAAGGTTCCCTAACATTCAGAGGATCGGATTCTTCCTCTTGAATAACCTCAGTTTGATAGATCAGGTTGTTCAAAGATCAGAGATTAACTCCATACTAGGTGAACTTGGTTTGCAAAGATTGGAGAAGCTACGgaagaaatatatcaattatTATGTTTCAGATTGGAGGGACCTAACGGCCATTCTTTTAGACCAAACATTCGTAGATAGTTCTGGCAagatttcatcaaaagaaaaggatcaaatcaaagaaaagttcaaaaagtttCATGATggttttgaagatttaGTATCCAGGTCGAAATCATATCGTATTTCAGACCCTGCTTTAAAAAAACTATTAAAGCAGgaaattgtttctttgttacTTCCAATGTATGAACGGTTTTATAATCGTTATAAAGACTCTTTCAAACACCCTAGGAAGCATATCAAATATACTCCTTCCGAGTTGATGAACGTCCTCAATACTATAATTAAATAAATTGTCTCTTATGTATTTACTAATTCATGGTCTATAGGATCCGATGTGTTTGGAGTTGATGGGGAttctgtttgtttataAGATTCGAGATTATGTTTAAAATCTTCAAGTGCATGGTTTGTTTGAAGCACATTCATAGAGTAAGACTGAGAAAAGACAGGTGCAATTGAGTAATCACTTTGTAGCGGATGCCAGGATGTACGTTCAACACCTAACATAGTGGTGAGGTCAAGCGATCCTTTACTTTCTTGGTCGTCTTGTGACGTAGATTGACGGAGCAACAAAGGCTGGCTCGAAAGAGAATTGGGATGAGAATCAGTCGGttccaatttttgaattgTATCTGCAGAAGAATGGGGCGATATTTCtgagtttttgttttcagcATTACCAGCTGCTGAGAGTACATTTTCAAGGTCGTTAAATGAAGAACTGGAGTTTTTAATTGTAGATGGTAACACATCTTGAGTAGCTATGCTACTTCGTCTTCTATGAGAAAAAGATGACCTCCTTGATTGAGAAGCCTTGTCAAGAGGAGAACGTGATCTCATAATTGCAACAGGAAAATTCATAGATCCATTTTCTCCGCCACTGAAATGAAATTCTTCAGCAATATCCTCACTGTTCATATCATGCTGGTTGTTAAGGTTactgttgttattattgttactGTTATTTGGAAGGATAATTGTAGGAATTctcaaagaagaggattCACTATTTTCCTTTGAGTGTTTCGATTCCGATGTGTCATTTGTATTAGTAGTATTAGTCGTATTAGTAGATATGGACTCCGCATAAGAAGGAGGATGAACTGGTAAACAATTAGAATTTGCCATGTGTTCC of Kluyveromyces marxianus DMKU3-1042 DNA, complete genome, chromosome 3 contains these proteins:
- the EXO70 gene encoding GTP-Rho binding exocyst subunit EXO70, translated to MASIDVNEADVIIFSDGLKKLDALYHDMSESLSKISTSTSNASQLFKPIIKKNQQLKVLQYNIETSLNSVASVKDLANDASKHELILEQPISNVGLKPYINAIHKIDDILEDLNERTQSNETSEFAGMVTHLRDLIVEGERNLQIYFSKLLNSIQPFDPQINMNKKIPFPYYDDEYLAQMSVILDYFENSTQKESMVDIFIKQRIRLVSQSLAFLEPFTKQITTGPNVPYQKGSSGVNPYTEAMLGFIANENSLVQDLYSKEAARQPIIFGKLCSPIVQNYLKIIKHNRQLLQKDKDNVGLFSFELSDKVNDVLRLLRGKNIPETESLNTELIEIQRISHSLFQELFSYINTKTRSMSQVPSDNGVTEPTVDIMSRIRKFSEYKSGCLSTIQAMSRVQWLPKDPKIPWTISKSQESDYSSTALLSSFFGDSIDYLIFGLERRAQETLNPQHEIHILSNKRFPNIQRIGFFLLNNLSLIDQVVQRSEINSILGELGLQRLEKLRKKYINYYVSDWRDLTAILLDQTFVDSSGKISSKEKDQIKEKFKKFHDGFEDLVSRSKSYRISDPALKKLLKQEIVSLLLPMYERFYNRYKDSFKHPRKHIKYTPSELMNVLNTIIK